The proteins below are encoded in one region of Nocardioides marmorisolisilvae:
- a CDS encoding alanine racemase, with protein sequence MTRSPKPAGDPADRDARIALARRLDAAVVMLEDPSTPMVVVDLDAFDANAEDLARRATGTPIRLASKSVRVPALIERALSHEGFEGVLAYSLREALWLAANDVTDDIVLGYPTVDRGALQRLGGDPLLASRITLMVDDRAHLDLIEACRTPGTQVRVAIDIDAGLRRGPLHVGPKRSPLHDPAAVVALARDALARGLVVDGVMTYEGQVAGVPDDVPSQRAKSLVVRRLKAASVTQLDDRRARIARALADVVDLRFWNGGGSGSVETTVADPVVTEVAAGSGLLVPTLFDHYQSFRPRPAAWFGVPVVRRPGDTVVTVAGGGFIASGPTGKDRSPQPWAPPGLQLTALEGAGEVQTPLTGPGAGALEIGDWVWFRHAKAGELAEHTNTVHLLGHLPGDRGDEVVSVPSYRGLGHAW encoded by the coding sequence GTGACCCGCAGCCCGAAGCCGGCCGGCGATCCTGCCGATCGGGATGCTCGGATCGCGCTGGCCCGGCGGCTCGACGCCGCGGTGGTGATGCTGGAGGACCCGAGCACTCCGATGGTGGTGGTGGACCTCGACGCCTTCGATGCCAACGCCGAAGACCTGGCTCGGCGCGCCACCGGCACCCCGATCCGGCTGGCCAGCAAGTCGGTCCGCGTCCCGGCCCTGATCGAGCGGGCCCTCTCCCACGAAGGGTTCGAGGGAGTGCTCGCCTACTCGCTTCGTGAGGCGCTGTGGCTGGCCGCGAACGACGTCACCGACGACATCGTGCTCGGCTACCCGACCGTGGACCGTGGCGCGCTGCAGCGACTCGGCGGTGATCCGCTGCTTGCCTCGCGGATCACCCTGATGGTCGACGACCGTGCCCACCTGGACCTGATCGAGGCCTGTCGCACGCCGGGCACGCAGGTCCGGGTGGCCATCGACATCGATGCGGGGCTGCGCCGGGGTCCGCTGCATGTCGGACCGAAGCGGTCCCCCCTGCACGACCCGGCCGCCGTCGTGGCGCTCGCGCGCGACGCCCTCGCCCGCGGGCTCGTCGTCGACGGCGTGATGACCTACGAGGGCCAGGTCGCCGGGGTGCCGGACGACGTGCCCAGCCAGCGCGCCAAGTCGCTGGTGGTACGCCGGCTCAAGGCTGCGTCCGTCACTCAACTCGATGACCGGCGCGCCCGGATCGCCCGCGCGCTGGCCGACGTCGTCGATCTGCGGTTCTGGAACGGCGGCGGGTCCGGATCGGTCGAGACCACGGTCGCCGACCCCGTGGTCACCGAGGTCGCCGCCGGCTCCGGATTGTTGGTCCCCACGCTGTTCGACCACTATCAGAGCTTCCGCCCCCGCCCGGCGGCCTGGTTCGGTGTCCCGGTGGTGAGGCGGCCCGGCGACACCGTGGTCACGGTCGCCGGCGGAGGCTTCATCGCCAGCGGACCGACCGGCAAGGACCGCTCACCCCAGCCGTGGGCACCGCCGGGCCTGCAGCTGACCGCGCTCGAGGGCGCCGGCGAGGTACAAACTCCCCTGACCGGCCCCGGTGCCGGCGCCCTCGAGATCGGCGACTGGGTGTGGTTCCGGCACGCCAAGGCCGGCGAGCTCGCCGAGCACACCAACA
- a CDS encoding SseB family protein — protein MPAEPSRDLPDPGFAGDGGEVAPEVGAALTAYGASGGPGHRAALAVLQHSRVLVPVVAVLGEVEHDEHGRAHDKTSDMATVLMTGQDGRTGLLAFTGTGPLRAWNPEARPVPVGFADAARAARQDGADVLLVDVAGPVLFVVEGEQLAALADGLTLVDLGDGWGWVRAQRPND, from the coding sequence GTGCCCGCCGAACCCTCCCGCGACCTTCCCGACCCCGGCTTCGCCGGCGACGGGGGCGAGGTCGCGCCGGAGGTGGGCGCCGCCCTGACGGCGTACGGCGCCAGCGGCGGGCCCGGCCACAGAGCGGCGCTGGCTGTTCTGCAGCACAGCAGGGTGCTGGTCCCGGTGGTCGCGGTGCTCGGCGAGGTCGAGCACGACGAGCACGGCCGCGCGCACGACAAGACCAGTGACATGGCGACCGTGCTGATGACCGGTCAGGACGGGCGGACCGGGCTGCTGGCCTTCACCGGGACCGGCCCGCTGCGAGCGTGGAACCCCGAGGCGCGGCCGGTGCCCGTCGGCTTCGCGGACGCCGCCCGGGCCGCCCGCCAGGATGGCGCTGACGTGCTGTTGGTCGACGTTGCCGGGCCGGTGCTCTTCGTCGTGGAGGGCGAGCAGCTGGCCGCGCTCGCCGACGGGCTCACCCTGGTCGACCTCGGCGACGGCTGGGGTTGGGTGCGGGCCCAGCGGCCGAACGACTGA
- the infC gene encoding translation initiation factor IF-3, producing MSTELRINDRIRVPEVRLVGPNGETVGIVPTEQALKLAQEADLDLVEIAPQGRPPVAKLMDYGKFKYENAQKAREARRNQTNVIIKEMKLRPKIDAHDYETKKGHVVRFLKAGDKVKITIMFRGREQHRPELGFRLLQRLAEDVEELGFVESSPKQDGRNMVMVLGPHKKKAEAKAEIKAAKQERAAERAAAEAEEHAERTAGREAAEKAAATTPKKERRRSENLDPDIDA from the coding sequence ATCAGCACTGAGCTGCGCATCAACGACCGGATCCGGGTTCCCGAGGTCCGGCTCGTGGGACCCAACGGAGAGACCGTGGGCATCGTCCCCACGGAGCAGGCACTGAAGCTTGCCCAGGAGGCCGATCTCGACCTGGTCGAGATCGCACCGCAGGGACGACCGCCGGTCGCCAAGCTCATGGACTACGGGAAGTTCAAGTACGAGAACGCCCAGAAGGCCCGTGAGGCCCGTCGGAACCAGACGAACGTGATCATCAAGGAGATGAAGCTTCGTCCGAAGATCGACGCCCACGACTACGAGACGAAGAAGGGCCACGTGGTCCGCTTCCTCAAGGCCGGCGACAAGGTCAAGATCACGATCATGTTCCGGGGCCGTGAGCAGCACCGTCCCGAGCTCGGGTTCCGGCTGCTCCAGCGGCTCGCCGAGGACGTCGAGGAGCTCGGGTTCGTCGAGTCCTCGCCGAAGCAGGACGGCCGCAACATGGTCATGGTCCTGGGGCCGCACAAGAAGAAGGCCGAGGCCAAGGCGGAGATCAAGGCGGCCAAGCAGGAGCGGGCCGCCGAGCGAGCCGCTGCTGAGGCCGAGGAGCACGCCGAGCGCACCGCTGGGCGCGAGGCCGCCGAGAAGGCCGCGGCCACCACCCCCAAGAAGGAGCGACGGCGCTCCGAGAACCTCGATCCTGACATCGACGCCTGA
- the rpmI gene encoding 50S ribosomal protein L35, whose amino-acid sequence MPKNKTHSGASKRFKVTGSGKILREKAGKRHNLEKKASKVTRRMTGTVEVAKSDVKTAKKLLGL is encoded by the coding sequence ATGCCGAAGAACAAGACGCACTCCGGCGCGAGCAAGCGCTTCAAGGTCACCGGCTCGGGCAAGATCCTGCGCGAGAAGGCCGGCAAGCGTCACAACCTGGAGAAGAAGGCCTCGAAGGTCACCCGGCGGATGACCGGCACGGTCGAGGTGGCCAAGTCGGACGTCAAGACCGCGAAGAAGCTGCTCGGTCTCTGA
- the rplT gene encoding 50S ribosomal protein L20 translates to MARVKRSVNAQKKRRVVLERASGYRGQRSRLYRKAKEQVTHSLVYSYNDRRKNKGNFRKLWIQRINAAARAEGMTYNRFIQGLKAAGVEVDRKILADLAVNDAPAFATLVETAKAALPEDVNAPVSA, encoded by the coding sequence ATGGCACGCGTCAAGCGGTCAGTCAACGCCCAGAAGAAGCGCCGGGTCGTCCTCGAGCGCGCCTCCGGCTACCGCGGTCAGCGTTCGCGCCTCTACCGCAAGGCCAAGGAGCAGGTCACCCACTCGCTGGTATACAGCTACAACGACCGGCGCAAGAACAAGGGCAACTTCCGCAAGCTGTGGATCCAGCGGATCAACGCTGCCGCCCGCGCCGAGGGGATGACCTACAACCGGTTCATCCAGGGCCTCAAGGCCGCCGGTGTCGAGGTGGACCGCAAGATCCTCGCCGACCTGGCCGTCAACGACGCGCCCGCGTTCGCCACCCTCGTCGAGACCGCCAAGGCCGCCCTGCCCGAGGACGTCAACGCCCCGGTGTCGGCCTGA
- a CDS encoding TrmH family RNA methyltransferase, whose amino-acid sequence MAAEHPPTSGTGSGSLTTRSGRVKAARRLTRRAVRQGHRLFLAEGAKALGEALAVPGCVVEVFATAEASASCAPLRDAVVQAGLRWQYADEPAVASLSGTVTPQGVVAVCRYVDVALETLLHADDSGDPDPDGTGPRTIAICADVRDPGNAGTIIRTADAAGARAVVLAGHSVDPYNDKTVRATVGSLFHLPLVVEAEPTSAVRALQGAGWTVLAADGHGEADLFDAGDLLDGRVAWLFGNEAWGLPPELAALADHRVAIPILGRAESLNLATAAAVCLYASAAAARAAGR is encoded by the coding sequence ATGGCCGCCGAGCATCCGCCGACCTCGGGAACGGGGTCCGGCTCGCTGACCACCCGCAGCGGGCGGGTGAAGGCGGCCCGCAGGCTCACCCGGCGCGCCGTACGGCAGGGGCACCGACTGTTCCTGGCCGAGGGCGCCAAGGCGCTGGGAGAGGCGCTCGCGGTGCCGGGCTGCGTCGTCGAGGTGTTCGCCACCGCGGAGGCCAGCGCGTCCTGCGCCCCCCTCCGCGACGCCGTCGTGCAGGCGGGTCTGCGCTGGCAGTACGCCGACGAACCCGCGGTGGCCTCGCTCTCCGGAACGGTCACCCCGCAGGGTGTGGTGGCGGTCTGCCGGTACGTCGACGTCGCGCTCGAGACCTTGCTGCACGCCGACGACTCCGGCGACCCCGACCCCGACGGCACCGGACCGCGCACGATCGCGATCTGCGCGGACGTCCGTGACCCCGGGAACGCCGGGACGATCATCCGGACCGCGGACGCCGCGGGCGCACGCGCCGTCGTGCTCGCCGGTCACAGCGTCGATCCCTACAACGACAAGACCGTGCGCGCGACCGTCGGGAGCCTGTTCCACCTGCCACTGGTCGTCGAGGCAGAGCCGACCTCCGCCGTACGCGCGCTCCAGGGTGCCGGGTGGACCGTGCTGGCCGCCGACGGTCACGGCGAGGCCGACCTGTTCGACGCCGGTGACCTGCTCGACGGCAGGGTCGCGTGGCTGTTCGGCAACGAGGCGTGGGGCCTGCCCCCTGAGCTCGCTGCCCTCGCGGACCACCGGGTCGCGATCCCGATCCTCGGCCGTGCCGAGAGCCTCAACCTGGCCACGGCAGCGGCCGTGTGCCTCTATGCGTCGGCAGCGGCGGCGAGGGCTGCCGGTCGCTAG